The Psychrobacter raelei genome contains the following window.
CCGGTACGTGCAGCGCTACGCGTTAACTCAAAAGTCGATTCACGCACCATTTTGGACGCTGGCGGTGCTGAGGATATGCTTGGTAATGGTGATATGCTGTTTTTAGGCCCAGGCCAAATTGAGCCCGATCGCGTACACGGTGCTTATGTCAGTGATGAGGAGGTCAACCGAGTCTGTGATGCCTGGCGTGAACGGGGCGCCCCAGATTATATTGACAATATGGCCTGCAACTTTGAATTAACCAGTCCAAGCAGCAGTGGCGCAGGCAATACCTCTGGTGAAGACGATGCGCTTTATGACGAGGCGGTGGCTTTTGTCATGGAGACCCGCAAAGTATCTGCTTCGAGCATCCAGCGTAAGTTTAGTATTGGTTATAACCGAGCAGCGCGAATTGTAGACTCTATGGAGGAGGCCGGATTGGTAAGCTCTATGGGTAAAAGTGGTAAGCGTGAATTATTAATGTAGCCATAAAATAGGATTAAAGCCTTATTATATATAGGATGAACGGGTTGTTGGGCACTATATTAACCCTTATTAAACAGTCACTTTAGCCCTAAATGAACTCTTTACACAATTAAACTAAAGTTAACAGTCATGCGTATTGGTTAAGATAAAATGTATGATATAATGACCTCGTTTAATTGATACTAAGAATAAGGACACCCTATGAAAACTATTTTACACAGATCAAATACTCGTGGTGACGCTGACCATGGCTGGCTAAAAAGTAAACATACCTTTAGCTTCGCCAACTATTACAACCCTGCTCGTATGGGCTTTGGTGCTCTACGTGTGATTAATGATGATCACGTAGAAGGGGGTAATGGTTTTGGTACGCATCCTCACCGTGATATGGAAATTATTTCTATTCCAACCTCAGGTAGACTTGCGCATAAAGACTCTATCGGTACAAACGGCATCATCGAAAGTGGTGAGATCCAAGTTATGTCTGCTGGTACCGGTATTGTGCACAGTGAGATGAATGGCACCGCCAATGAACCAGTAAAATTCTTCCAAATTTGGGTTGTGCCTAACAAGCAAGGTGTTCAGCCTCGCTATCAGCAGTTAAAAATCGCTGATATGTTACAGCCTAATGAGTTTGGTCAGATTTTATCGCCCAACCCAGACGACGCTGGCGTATGGATTCACCAAGATGCCTGGTTCCACATGGGTAATCTAGATAAAGGCGTAACCGCTCATTACGACCTAAAAAATAAAAATAATGGCGTCTATGCATTGGTTATTGAAGGTCAAGTCAAGATTGGTGATGAAATCCTAGACAGACGTGATGGTATGGGTATCACAGAGGTAACAGGCTTTGATGTAGAAGCCTTAGCGGACTCTCGCGTGTTACTGATGGAAGTACCGGTTTAAGGTAATCTTCACTGCCTAAAGCCTTAGAACGACAACAAAAAGCCAAACTTTCGAGTTTGGCTTTTTTATTGGCTTTAAGATAAGCTAGAATAAAGATTTGCCTAACTATTTTGTCAAAATGACCTAAGCTCTCAAAAGAGCCAATTCACCCCCCAAACACGAGCAGAGGACGCTATGTTTAAAGAATACCCGCAATATGATGCCAGAGGATTGGCAGCGCTTATTAGATCCGGTGAAATCAGCGCCAAACAGGCTCTAGATGCGGCTATATATCAGGCCAATAGGCTAAATCCTAAGCTTAACGCCATCATTCATCGATTTGATGAGCGGGCATTTAACGAAGTGCAGCGAGGTTTGCCTCAAGGCATATTCACTGGGGTGCCTTATTTATTAAAAGATTTAAATTACTTATTTGCCGATGAGCCGATTAAAATGGGCAGCCGCAGCGTTCATATTGTGCCAGAGCAAGACAACGAGCTGGTAAAACGCATGCGAGCCACTGGCGTCAATACCTTTGGGAAAACCAATACCCCAGAGTTTGGTTTAATTATTACCACAGAGCCTAAGTCTTATGGCGCCACCCATAATCCATTTAAAAAAGGCTATAGCAGCGGCGGCTCATCAGGTGGCAGTGCTGCAGCAGTGAGTGCCGGTATCGTACCTATGGCAGGTGGCGGTGATGGGGGTGGCTCTATTCGCTTCCCATCCGCTTGGTGCGGCGTGTTTGGCTTAAAGCCCAGTCGTGGCCGCAATCCCAGTGGTCCTCTCTATGCTGAAGGCTGGGAAGGAGCTGTGGCCGACCATGTGATTACCCGCAGTGTGCGCGACAGTGCCGCCATGCTTGATGCCACGGCTGGTAGAGAGGTTGGCTCAGCGTTTGTGACACAGGCCTCTGATAACGGCCAGTTTTTACAGGCCACACAGACACCGTCTAAACCGTTAAAGATTGCGCTGATGCAAGCGCCTTTGTTTCCAGGTGCCACAGTAGACAAAGAGGTGCTGGCGGTACTAGAAAAAACAGCACGGCAGCTTGAAGATATGGGGCACACAATAGACTATGCCGCCCCAAACATTGATATTGACCGCATGTGGCGAGATTTTTTTACAGTGGTGTGTGCTCATACGGCGCATTTTGTGGAAGATTTGTCGCTGCGCTATGGGCCGCAGCAAGTTGCTAATCTGGAGCCACAGACTCGAAATATGGTCATGATAGGACGCTCGCTAAGTGTGATTGACCTACTTAAAGCCAAGCAAGGCTGGCATGACGTACAGTACCAGACCGGACTGATTCTTGAGCAGTACGATATGATTTTATGCCCGACGGTGCCGACGCCTGCCGTTAAGCATGGGGTGCTGCCGCCCAGTCGTATTGATGAGCTACTGCTTAATGTTAGCGGCTTGATTGATCGAGGCGTTAATCTGGGTAAATGGATTTATAACTCAAGCTTGGTCGAGAAGCTAAGCGCACCGGTATTAAGCAAAATGGCCTTTACGACTTTGGGCAATATTACAGGTCTACCGGCCATGTCAGTCCCGCTAGGCATGAGCAATAAGGGCTTACCGATTGGCATGCAATTTATTGGGCGTATGAATGATGAGGCGAGGCTTTTTGCTTTGGCAGCAGACTTTGAGCGGGCAGGACTATTTACCGATCCGGCCATTTAATACTCTCTACGTTGATTTGTTAAGGTAGCCACTATAAACAGAGCCTATGACGATATGTATTAGGCTCCTTATAAATAGCTTTAGTCCCCCTAGACCACCTCACCACAAGCCTTACCACTGGCCCATGCCCACTGAAAATTATAGCCGCCAAGCCAGCCTGTCACATCGAGCACTTCACCGATAAAGTATAAGTTTGGCTGCTTTTTACTCTCAAAGGTCTTTGAGGACACCTCATCAGTATTTACGCCGCCTCGGGTAACCTCAGCGGTGCGATAGCCTTCCGTGCCTGAGGGCTTAATGGACCAATTATTAATTTTGTCGCCGATAGTATCTAACGCCTCGTCTTTAATATTGGCAAGCTCTTTGTCTTTAAAATCTGACCAATGTAAATCCTGTAGCGCCAGCAATAGTTTTTTTGGAAAGTATTCAGTCAATATGCTGCGAATTAATTGTTTTGGATGCTGAGCTTTAGCTTGCTTTAATAACTCAGAGATATCCACGTTAGGCACCAAGTTAATGTGTATCGCTTCGCCCACCTGCCAGTAGTTGGAAAGCTGTAGCATGGCCGGGCCTGATAATCCTCGGTGTGTAAACAGCATGGGTCTTGGGAATGAAATGCGCTCATTAAAGGCGATCACATCAAGGCTAATGCCCGCCAATGAAGCGATGACCTCACCGACCTTATCGGTAAAGGTGAAGGGAACTAAGCCGGCTGAGGTCTTGATGATTTGGTGTCCGAACTGCTCAGCCACCTCATAGCCAAAACCGGTCGCACCCATAGTCGGAATCGATAAGCCACCGGTGGCGATAACCAGTGAGTGACAATGAATGGTCTGTTTTGAGGTCTCAACAATGAAGCCTTGTTTATCGTTATCTTGTGGCAAAGACTTAATAGAAATAATATCAGTTTTTAATTGGACTTTAGCGCCAGCTTCTGAGCATTCATCAAGTAATAGATTTAGAATGTCTTTTGACGAGTCATCACAGAACAGCTGTCCGTAATCACGCTCATGATAGGGGACACCATGCTTTTCTACCAGCCCAATAAACTCCCAAGGGTTGTAGCGGGTGAGCGCCGATTTACAAAAGTGTGCGTTGCTGCCGATAAAGTTTTCAGGCTCGACCACATAGTTGGTAAAGTTACAGCGCCCGCCACCTGACATAAGGATTTTCTTTCCCGCTTTATTGGCGTGATCAATGACCAATACCGATCGGTCGCGCTGAGCTGCGGTAAACGCGCAGTATAGACCAGAGGCGCCGGCGCCTATGATCAGTACATCGACCGATTTGTTTAAGCCTTGGTGTACAGATGCATAGGTGGTGTCTAAACAGGCGCTATTAAGGTGTTTATGAGAGTATGCTTGGTTTTGGGTCATGAATATGGCTTTTTAAATAAGAGTGAATTAAGAAGGGTTAGGCGGTCGGTGGTTGGCAATAGGTCAGGTCAAGCTGATAATTAGTTTGCGTATAAATTTAAGGTAAGTCTCAGTTATCACGCGGTCGCTGATAATTTTTATAGGGTATATGGTGGTTTAAATAGGTCAATAGACGGCTCTAAAAAGGTGATAAATTTATAAAAATTATAAAGATTTTAGGGGGTTAGATAAAATAACAGTTTACAACTGTAGCAAAATCTAGTAAAACTATTAGGGTAACAGTCACAAGGATAGGACTGAGTAAACCGGCAATCAAGGTCGAGGCAGCGACTGTAGGGCGTAAAATAAAAGATAACCTCTTAATTTGCCTGCCTTATTATAAGCCTACCAGGTTTGCTACTGGTTTTATCCTATTTTATCACGATAACGCAGCAGATTAAGCCTGCTATTAACGGTTTAACACCCGGTGATCTCTAGGACAAGAGTCACAATAAAATAAAAAGGACTTTATTATATGAAACAGTTTCCAATTAGCCCCGAATTCTCAGCTCAAGCCAACATTACTCCTGAAAAATACGCACAAATCTACCAAGAGTCAATTGAGTCTCCTGAAAGCAATGAAGCTTTTTGGGCGAAACGAGCAGAGCTAATTGATTGGATCAAAAAACCCACCAAAATCAAAGACGTCAATTACGACTTAGATAATTTTAGAATTAAGTGGTATGAAGATGGTGAGCTGAACGTTTCGGTGAACTGTCTCGATCGTCATCTGGCAGATAACCCTTACAAGCCGGCCATCATCTGGGAAGGCGACCACCCCGCACTACACAAAATCATCTCCTTTAAAGAGCTGCATTCAGAAGTATGCCGTCTGGGCAATGCCATGCGCAAAATGGGCGTGGGCAAAGGCGACAGAGTGGTATTGTATCTGCCAATGGTGCCAGAAGCTGTGGTGTCTATGCTGGCGTGTGCCCGTATTGGGGCGATTCATACTGTCGTATTTGGTGGCTTCTCAGCTGAAAGTTTGGCCAGTCGTATTATCGATAGCCAAGCCAAATTGGTCATCACAGCAGATGAAGGGGTGCGTGGTGGCAAATACACGCCGCTAAAAACCAATGTAGACAAAGCGCTCGATGTTGACGGCACAGAATGTGTGGAGCGAGTGGTTGTGGTACACCGTACCGGCAACTCAGTACCAATGAGTGGCCGCCGTGATGCTTGGTATCATACGCTCATTGATAACTCCAATGAAGACTGCCCACCTGAAACCATGAATGCTGAAGACCCACTGTTCTTACTGTACACCTCAGGGTCAACCGGTAAGCCTAAGGGCGTGGTACACACCACGGGTGGTTATTTGACCTATGCCTTATCGACCTTTCGAGATGTGTTCGATATCAAGCAAGATGATGTGTTCTGGTGTACGGCTGATGTGGGCTGGGTGACCGGTCACAGCTATGTCACTTATGGGCCGCTGGCCAATGGAACCACCACAGTGATGTTCGAGGGGGTACCGCAGTATCCGACTTGGGCGCGTATTGGTCAAATCATCGATAAGCATGATGTGAGCATCTTATATACCGCACCGACTGCCATTCGGGCCATGATGAAAGAGGGGGATGCTTATGTACGTGAGTCAAATCGTGAAAGCTTACGCCTATTAGGTACGGTGGGTGAGCCTATTAACCCTGAAGCTTGGGACTGGTATCACGCTGTGGTTGGTGAAGGACGTTGTCCTATCGTTGATACTTGGTGGCAGACTGAGACGGGCGGTATCTTGATGGCTCCGCTGCCAAACTCAGTGGACATGAAGCCAGGTGCTGCTATGAACCCTTTATATGGCATCAAGCCGGCTATTGTTGACTCAGAAGGCGTGCAACTAGAGGGCTGCTCGACTGCGGGTAACTTAATTATTACTGACGGCTGGCCGGGTCAAATGCGCACCATTTATGGCGATCATAAGCGCTTCTTAGAGACCTACTATACCACTTATCCTGGCAGCTATTTTACAGGTGATGGCGCAATGCGTGATGAGGAAGGTCATTACTGGATTACCGGCCGTGTCGATGACGTGCTGAATGTATCGGGCCACCGTATCGGTACCGCTGAGATTGAAAGCGCCTTGGTGTCGCACCCAGCTGCCGCTGAAACGGCCATTGTCGGAATGCCGCATGAGCTAAAAGGTCAAGGTATCTGTGCTTATATCATCTTAAGAAATGGGGAAGAAGATAACGAAAGATTGCGTAATGAGCTTAACCGCCATGTGCGTGCAGAAATTGGCCCGATTGCTAACTTAGATGCCATGTATATTGTTGAGGCGCTACCTAAGACCCGCTCGGGCAAAATCATGCGCCGCATCTTACGTAAGCTTGCCGCCGGTGAGTTCGATGGTCTAGGCGATACCTCAACGCTTGCAGATGCCAGCGTGGTTGATGACTTAATCAATACCGTTAAGGCCGCTCAAGCCTAATGTTTAGCGCCAATAGCCCATGGGCAAGGCACGGCTGTTTTTATTAAAAAAAGATACGAGTTTATTGACCAGTTTATTGATATACCACCGCTTAAGACATTAGGCGGTGGTTTTTTATTGGATTTAATAGGATGCTCTTTATATGGGCTAAAGCTTATTTTACTGGCCAAAGCTTAGTAGATTTGCCACAATGAACCGCGCTAAGACAGCACAGGGCTCCGCTTATCTTTTTATTTATCATCCTCTTTTTATTCTTATAATGGCTTATCTATGACTGCTAATACCTTTAATACCGAGACTGCACGCTCGCCGCTCGTTTGTGATGCACAGACACAGCCAGATCAAAAGGAGTCAGTGACTCGTATTGCCATTATTGGTGCTGGGTTGACAGGGCTGATGAGTGCGCAGCTGTTAGAGCAAGCATTTTTGCGGCAGGGCCGGGCTGTGACCATCGAACTATTCGAAAAATCTGCCGGGGTCGGGCGTCTGGCGACTCGTTACAAAAAGCCGCCGAGCGGGGGAGATAGGCTGTGGCAGTTCGACTTTGGGGCGCAGTTTTTTACCGCAAAATCAGAGGCATTTCAGCAGTATTTGCAGCCTTGGATTAATCGTAAGACCATTGAGCCTTGGCAGGCTAAGGTGGCTCAGGTGACTATAGTAGATGAGGGGTTGCCGCACAATCCAGTTAGTCATATTGAGCCTGCCAAAGTTTGGGCAGATAGCCAGCCGCGCTATATTGCCACTCCAAAGATGACCCATTTTGGCCGTGAGTTGGCCAAAGCTCTGACCCACACGGCTATCAAGTACAAGACTCGAGTTGCGCCTTTATCTAGTCAATCGATCATACAGACTGCACCAACCGCTACACATTCTGCACATACAGACACACTCACTGGTGACTATAAAACGCTATTGTGCGATGAGCAGGGTACCGTCTTAGGCAGCTATGATTGGGTTATTTGTACTGCGCCGCAAGCGCAAGCGGTTGAGCTATTTGCCGATACAGACTTTGCCCATTTGCAGGCCATTCAATTGCCTCAGATGCTGGCATGCTATAGCCTAATGCTCGGCTGGAATCAGGGGCAAGTATTACCGCAAATACTACAAGATAAAGACTCAGACATACTGCAAGTGAATGATAAACACGCTGTGATAGAGACTGTCTTTGCTGAGCACCATAAGCCTGGCCGAGAGCAGCTGCTGCCAAGTATAACCCTTCATGCCTCAAATAATTGGGCACAGGCCAATGTCGATCAAGATATTGAGCAAGTTAAAGCGCTCATGTATCAAGCTGCACGGCAGATACTAAGCTGGGATGAGGACAGTGCTCCGGAGTATGTGGACTGTCATCGTTGGCGCTATGCCGCTACGCAGCAGCCGTGTGTCAGTGACTATATCGCCTATGGAGATACAAAAAAACAGTGGATTGTCACTGGAGACTGGTGTGATGAGGGGCGTATCGAAAGCTGCTTTAAAGCGGCCAGTGCGGTGGTTAAGCTTATTACACATTAATTTTTTATATTAATTGGGCTTGCTAAAGCTTTTATGGCGTTGTTATAAACAAGGGGACAGATGCCTGATCTGTCCCCTTGTTGATGGGCATAATTTATGCAAACATAGCTTATTGGGCCTGGTTACGCCACTTAATTAAGTCTGCCACATCTTGCTGGATACCCGCTTTGAGAGCCTCTAGGCCATCATACTTACGTTCATCATGTAGGTGATGTAAAAATCTTACTTGCAATGTTTTGCCATATAAATCACCTGAGAACTTAGGGAAGAATACCTCTAAGCGCCACTCGTGAGGCTTATCAACTGTAGGGCGAATACCGATATTTGCTGTGCCAAATAGGCTGTGTGGACGTAGGCCAGATATACCTAACTGCTCAGGCTGCGCTAAGTGGGCAAACGCGTTTTTTATCACTGCGCCTTGCTCATCTAAAACCACCACATCCACCCCATAGACACCGTGCAGCGCAGGTCGTACGCGATTGAGCTCAATATTGGCGGTCGGAAAGTCTAAGGTGCGGCCGATTTTATCACCGCCCACCACCTCACCTGTAATGCTGTAATCTCTATTTAACAAATGATTGGCCATGCGCAAGTCACCTGCCAATAAGAGCTCACGAATTCTAGTAGAGCTGATACGATTGTCACTTAAGTCATCTGCCACACCAGATGCGATGGCTTGGGTATCGGTAATGGTATGCAAGTTAGTTACAGGTAAGCCGTAACTGCGTAAAAAGGCACTGTCACCGGTGCGGTCATGACCAAACCTAAAGTCGTCGCCGAGCACCAAGGCCTGCACATTTAAATACTGGGTCAGCATGTCAGCAAACTCAGTGGCCGATAACGAGCGAAAAGCCTCATCAAACTTAGCCACCACCACGGTATCAATACCAAAGTCTTTGAGCAGTGTTAGCTTCTCATCTTGAGAGGTAAGGCGGGCAGGCGCTGACTCAGGATCGCCTTTTAATTGGGCAAAATACTCTCTAGGCTGCGGTTCAAAAATCATCACCATTGACGATAATTGCTGCTGTTTGGCAGTGTCTTGCAACTGCTTTAGCATGGCTTGATGACCCAGATGAACACCATCAAAATTACCAATGGTTAGAACACTAGCTGAGGCTAGGGCGGGGTCGCTTTTGGTGCCATGTATGGTGGCCAAGTCTAAAAAAATTGTTTTCATAAAGCCTTATCGATAAACACAATGATAGATGCAAGTTACTGGTGCAGCATTTAAGGGCTGAGCAGTAGGTAGCAAATAGTGAAATAGTAATATAGGGCTACTAATTTTGAGGTAATAAGTGCCCATTATAATGTAAAATTAACGTCTCTGAGGCTCAAAATGAGTCTTGGGTGATTATTGTGAGAATTACTCTATGTCCAATAAGCATGCCTCTGACTGCCAAGCCCACTTTACATCTGACGGCAACCTTAATGCCAGCAACCTCAATGACAAAAATGGTTATCAGCTTGATGGCCAAAACCAACCCTTTGTTATTAAACTGGCGACTGCAGCCGACTTGCCAGCCATTGTGGAGATTTACAATCAAAGTATCACAACCAAAGCCTCAACTGCCGATCTTCATTCAGTCACTGTGGCCGATAGACAGCCTTGGTTCGATGAGCACTATCAGCATCCCACTCGTCCCATTTATGTGCTAAAAAACCAGGAAGATGACGTCATGGCTTGGGGCAGCTTTAGTGATGTCAAAAGTCGCAGTGCCTATGACATCAGTAGTGAAATCAGTATTTATGTGGGCCAACAGTTTCATCGTCGCCGATTAGGCAGCTTGCTGTTAACTTGGATGATGCAGGAAGCACCAAGCTTGGGTATCCAAAATATCCTAGCATTAATATTTGGTCATAATCAGCCCAGTATCGCTTTGTTTAATAAGTTTGGCTTTGAGCCTTGGGGCCGCCTGCCGAGCGTCTGTGACATGCAAGGTTTTTATGCAGATATCGTTATTTTGGGCAAGCGCTTATAACCTAGCCATAAATTAGGACAAATATAAAGCTTAGCATTAAGCACCTGGCCCTAATACCTTTTGTTTGCTAGGCGCAATGCTTTTGGCCACCTTGCCAATCGTTAAGCCCTGAACTAAGATTGAGAAAATCACAATGGCGTAGGTGAGGGCAAGCAGCACATCACGTTCAGGGCTTGATGGCAGCTGCAGCACTAAGGCCACTGAAATCCCCCCACGCAGACCGCCCCAAGTCAGTACTTTCCAAGCACCAGTGGGCAAATCCAGCTGCTTTCTAAAGGTTTTTGTGGTCAAACCCACCACGATATAACGCGCCAATAAGGCAATCACAATGGCCAAAGCTGCGGCCATGAATAAATTACCTGAGTAGGCAATCACCACCACTTCTAGGCCAATGAGCACAAATAAAATGGCATTTAGAATCTCATCGACCAGCTCCCAAAACAGATCCACATAATGGCGGGTCTGGTCACTCATGGCATAGGCGCGGCCCTTGTTACCGATCATCAGACCCATCATTACCATGGCCAGTGGGCCCGATAGGTGATAGTGACTGGCCAGCGCATACCCACCCAGTACCCCAGCCAAGGTGATCAGCACCTCCTCTTGATAGCTATTGATACTTTTGAGCAGATAGTACAAGATTGCCCCCAATATCAGGCCAAATAAAATACCGCCGCCAGCCTCTACCGCTAAAGAGTGCAGTATGTATCCGGTAGTGGGAATGTCGCCACTGTTTAAAATACCCAGTAGCAGCACAAAAATAACTACCCCAACACCATCATTAAATAGCGACTCGCCGGCAATCACCGTCTCTAAGCTCTTTGGAGCGCCAGCTGAGGCTAGGATACCCATAACCGCAATGGGATCTGTAGGGGAGATAAGCGCACCAAATAACAAGCACCAAATAAAGCTTAATTCAAAGCCAAATAGGGGCAGCGTAAAATAGACTGCCGCTGCGATCAGCAGCGAGGACACCAACGTGCCAAATAAAGCCAAAATAGCAATGGGCAGCTTATAAGTACGTAAGTCTCCTAGATTAATATGTAGCGCCCCAGCGAATAGCAGCATAGACAGCATACCATCGAGCAAAACCTCGGTAAAATCCAACTCAGCAAGCAGCCCTTTTTCATAATCAATAAGCTTATCAAAGCCCAATAGACCCAAAAAAATGGCAAAAATAGACAATACTAAAGAGATAGCCATGACACCAATACTGGTAGGCAAGCCGATAAAGCGTTTATTGAGGTAGGCCAATAAAGCCGTCAGGCTCAAAAAAACCGCACTGATTTCTAACAAACTTAAGTCGGTGGCATGTTGCATAAATCTAAGCCTAATTGGTGGCGTAATGGGTCATATTATGGGTACGGATAACAAGGTTTAAAGCAATCTTGCCTATCTTATAATCCTATAAAAAAAGCTACTTGTTAGGGTTATCATCTTCGGTGATGATCGGCGCATCCTTATCATGTGAGAACAAACCCAGTAGGCCTGTCTTTTTATGCTCTTGTTTGGCAGTCTCGGTATGCTTAGAGTGCTGAGCTGAGTTAACCGTGCCTTTGGCAGCGGCAGCCTTGATATCCGCATCCGGGGGATTGGTTGCCTCTTTACTGTCACTATCGGGCAGCACATCGGCATTAGGGTCAAAGGGCTGCGCATCAAATTTGCCATCTGCTGCTGCGTTCTGTCTGCCACCTTCGGCTGTGGTGGATTGGTTTGTAGTACGCTTAGCATCAGCATCTTGCGCAGAGAATACGGAGTGAGATACCTCTACTTTTTCACGGGGTAGGCTGTGCGCAAATATTTTTGCTAAAGGAATATCCAGCTCTTGTCTGGCATGCTTCTCAGTTTGGACAAAGCGTTGCACCAGTAAGCTTAACCACGGAGTGCGTGCATTGGCACAGACCTCATCGAGCTCATCTTTAATGGGCAGCGGATAGGGCAAAGTACGATAAAAGTCCCATAAGGTTATGTTATCTAAATCTTTTTTGAGTACATAATTACCCTCGTCAGTCTCAGTGATTAAGTGAGCATCTTTGAGGTAATTGAGATAAGTGAACCATTTTGGCAGCTCCTTACGTCCCAACACACTGCGCAAATCCTCCTCAGAGGTATCCTTGCCTTGCTGGTAGCGGTCGTGTACTAAGTTGAGCATGTCTAGTAAGC
Protein-coding sequences here:
- a CDS encoding N-acetyltransferase family protein → MSNKHASDCQAHFTSDGNLNASNLNDKNGYQLDGQNQPFVIKLATAADLPAIVEIYNQSITTKASTADLHSVTVADRQPWFDEHYQHPTRPIYVLKNQEDDVMAWGSFSDVKSRSAYDISSEISIYVGQQFHRRRLGSLLLTWMMQEAPSLGIQNILALIFGHNQPSIALFNKFGFEPWGRLPSVCDMQGFYADIVILGKRL
- the ribF gene encoding riboflavin biosynthesis protein RibF, yielding MKTIFLDLATIHGTKSDPALASASVLTIGNFDGVHLGHQAMLKQLQDTAKQQQLSSMVMIFEPQPREYFAQLKGDPESAPARLTSQDEKLTLLKDFGIDTVVVAKFDEAFRSLSATEFADMLTQYLNVQALVLGDDFRFGHDRTGDSAFLRSYGLPVTNLHTITDTQAIASGVADDLSDNRISSTRIRELLLAGDLRMANHLLNRDYSITGEVVGGDKIGRTLDFPTANIELNRVRPALHGVYGVDVVVLDEQGAVIKNAFAHLAQPEQLGISGLRPHSLFGTANIGIRPTVDKPHEWRLEVFFPKFSGDLYGKTLQVRFLHHLHDERKYDGLEALKAGIQQDVADLIKWRNQAQ
- a CDS encoding pirin family protein, which gives rise to MKTILHRSNTRGDADHGWLKSKHTFSFANYYNPARMGFGALRVINDDHVEGGNGFGTHPHRDMEIISIPTSGRLAHKDSIGTNGIIESGEIQVMSAGTGIVHSEMNGTANEPVKFFQIWVVPNKQGVQPRYQQLKIADMLQPNEFGQILSPNPDDAGVWIHQDAWFHMGNLDKGVTAHYDLKNKNNGVYALVIEGQVKIGDEILDRRDGMGITEVTGFDVEALADSRVLLMEVPV
- a CDS encoding NAD(P)/FAD-dependent oxidoreductase, whose protein sequence is MTQNQAYSHKHLNSACLDTTYASVHQGLNKSVDVLIIGAGASGLYCAFTAAQRDRSVLVIDHANKAGKKILMSGGGRCNFTNYVVEPENFIGSNAHFCKSALTRYNPWEFIGLVEKHGVPYHERDYGQLFCDDSSKDILNLLLDECSEAGAKVQLKTDIISIKSLPQDNDKQGFIVETSKQTIHCHSLVIATGGLSIPTMGATGFGYEVAEQFGHQIIKTSAGLVPFTFTDKVGEVIASLAGISLDVIAFNERISFPRPMLFTHRGLSGPAMLQLSNYWQVGEAIHINLVPNVDISELLKQAKAQHPKQLIRSILTEYFPKKLLLALQDLHWSDFKDKELANIKDEALDTIGDKINNWSIKPSGTEGYRTAEVTRGGVNTDEVSSKTFESKKQPNLYFIGEVLDVTGWLGGYNFQWAWASGKACGEVV
- the acs gene encoding acetate--CoA ligase, coding for MKQFPISPEFSAQANITPEKYAQIYQESIESPESNEAFWAKRAELIDWIKKPTKIKDVNYDLDNFRIKWYEDGELNVSVNCLDRHLADNPYKPAIIWEGDHPALHKIISFKELHSEVCRLGNAMRKMGVGKGDRVVLYLPMVPEAVVSMLACARIGAIHTVVFGGFSAESLASRIIDSQAKLVITADEGVRGGKYTPLKTNVDKALDVDGTECVERVVVVHRTGNSVPMSGRRDAWYHTLIDNSNEDCPPETMNAEDPLFLLYTSGSTGKPKGVVHTTGGYLTYALSTFRDVFDIKQDDVFWCTADVGWVTGHSYVTYGPLANGTTTVMFEGVPQYPTWARIGQIIDKHDVSILYTAPTAIRAMMKEGDAYVRESNRESLRLLGTVGEPINPEAWDWYHAVVGEGRCPIVDTWWQTETGGILMAPLPNSVDMKPGAAMNPLYGIKPAIVDSEGVQLEGCSTAGNLIITDGWPGQMRTIYGDHKRFLETYYTTYPGSYFTGDGAMRDEEGHYWITGRVDDVLNVSGHRIGTAEIESALVSHPAAAETAIVGMPHELKGQGICAYIILRNGEEDNERLRNELNRHVRAEIGPIANLDAMYIVEALPKTRSGKIMRRILRKLAAGEFDGLGDTSTLADASVVDDLINTVKAAQA
- a CDS encoding NAD(P)/FAD-dependent oxidoreductase gives rise to the protein MTANTFNTETARSPLVCDAQTQPDQKESVTRIAIIGAGLTGLMSAQLLEQAFLRQGRAVTIELFEKSAGVGRLATRYKKPPSGGDRLWQFDFGAQFFTAKSEAFQQYLQPWINRKTIEPWQAKVAQVTIVDEGLPHNPVSHIEPAKVWADSQPRYIATPKMTHFGRELAKALTHTAIKYKTRVAPLSSQSIIQTAPTATHSAHTDTLTGDYKTLLCDEQGTVLGSYDWVICTAPQAQAVELFADTDFAHLQAIQLPQMLACYSLMLGWNQGQVLPQILQDKDSDILQVNDKHAVIETVFAEHHKPGREQLLPSITLHASNNWAQANVDQDIEQVKALMYQAARQILSWDEDSAPEYVDCHRWRYAATQQPCVSDYIAYGDTKKQWIVTGDWCDEGRIESCFKAASAVVKLITH
- a CDS encoding amidase, with translation MFKEYPQYDARGLAALIRSGEISAKQALDAAIYQANRLNPKLNAIIHRFDERAFNEVQRGLPQGIFTGVPYLLKDLNYLFADEPIKMGSRSVHIVPEQDNELVKRMRATGVNTFGKTNTPEFGLIITTEPKSYGATHNPFKKGYSSGGSSGGSAAAVSAGIVPMAGGGDGGGSIRFPSAWCGVFGLKPSRGRNPSGPLYAEGWEGAVADHVITRSVRDSAAMLDATAGREVGSAFVTQASDNGQFLQATQTPSKPLKIALMQAPLFPGATVDKEVLAVLEKTARQLEDMGHTIDYAAPNIDIDRMWRDFFTVVCAHTAHFVEDLSLRYGPQQVANLEPQTRNMVMIGRSLSVIDLLKAKQGWHDVQYQTGLILEQYDMILCPTVPTPAVKHGVLPPSRIDELLLNVSGLIDRGVNLGKWIYNSSLVEKLSAPVLSKMAFTTLGNITGLPAMSVPLGMSNKGLPIGMQFIGRMNDEARLFALAADFERAGLFTDPAI